From a single Mucilaginibacter terrenus genomic region:
- the dctA gene encoding C4-dicarboxylate transporter DctA, protein MKRIFGNLTFQVLLAIVLGILAGLFVPDIGPTAQLISKTFISLITMLIAPIIFFTIVLGIAGMNDVKKVGRVGGKALLYFELVTTLALVIGVTVANIIKPGANFINTHHTVDAAKLAGYEKAAAEMKWGEFFAHIVPGNLFKAFAEGDILQILFFAILFGFGLSKMGTAGQLVISTFDKLSKVFFNIMKIVMRVAPIGAFGGMAYTISTYGLATLKPLALLMASVYVTMLLFIFVVLNIICYLYKFSLWSYLKHIKEEILIVLGTSSSESALPGMMEKLEKFGCSRSVVGLVIPAGYSFNLDGTTIYLSMSAIFLAQVFRIDLSLAQQLTIIGILMVTSKGAAGVTGSGFIVLTSTLAAIKVIPVEGVAILLGVDRFMSEARAITNVIGNGIATIVVAKSEKEFCPPEIAKT, encoded by the coding sequence ATGAAACGCATCTTTGGTAATCTTACCTTTCAGGTACTTCTGGCTATTGTGCTTGGTATACTGGCCGGGTTGTTTGTACCTGATATTGGCCCTACAGCGCAACTGATCAGTAAAACCTTTATTAGCCTGATTACCATGCTGATTGCACCTATAATCTTCTTCACCATTGTGCTTGGCATAGCCGGTATGAACGATGTTAAAAAGGTGGGTCGTGTAGGTGGTAAGGCGCTGTTGTACTTTGAGTTAGTCACCACACTTGCACTGGTGATAGGGGTAACTGTTGCAAATATTATCAAACCCGGAGCAAACTTCATAAACACTCATCATACTGTAGACGCCGCAAAGTTGGCCGGCTATGAAAAAGCGGCCGCCGAGATGAAATGGGGCGAGTTTTTCGCCCACATAGTACCCGGTAATCTTTTTAAAGCCTTTGCCGAAGGTGACATCTTGCAAATACTGTTTTTTGCTATTCTGTTCGGCTTTGGTTTGAGCAAGATGGGTACTGCTGGTCAGTTAGTTATCAGTACGTTTGACAAGCTTTCCAAGGTATTCTTCAACATCATGAAGATAGTAATGCGGGTAGCACCCATTGGCGCTTTCGGCGGGATGGCGTACACCATAAGTACTTACGGATTAGCTACTTTAAAGCCCCTGGCATTACTCATGGCATCCGTTTACGTCACTATGCTGCTGTTCATTTTTGTGGTGCTGAACATCATCTGTTATCTGTACAAATTCAGCCTATGGTCTTATTTAAAGCACATTAAGGAGGAAATACTTATCGTCCTGGGCACCTCATCATCTGAGTCCGCGCTGCCGGGAATGATGGAAAAACTGGAGAAATTTGGCTGTTCAAGGTCCGTTGTGGGGTTGGTTATACCTGCCGGGTATTCTTTCAATCTGGATGGCACCACCATTTACCTTTCTATGTCGGCAATATTCCTGGCTCAGGTGTTCAGGATAGACCTCTCTCTGGCACAGCAGCTTACCATAATTGGTATACTGATGGTAACCTCAAAAGGGGCTGCTGGTGTTACCGGGAGTGGTTTTATAGTGCTGACATCAACCTTAGCAGCTATAAAAGTGATACCGGTTGAAGGCGTGGCCATACTCCTCGGGGTAGACCGTTTCATGTCCGAGGCACGGGCAATCACCAATGTCATCGGCAACGGTATTGCTACCATTGTAGTTGCAAAAAGCGAGAAAGAGTTTTGCCCACCTGAAATTGCTAAAACCTGA
- a CDS encoding carboxymuconolactone decarboxylase family protein — translation MKTITVPAREQVSDESQLLFDQIQKKMGKVPNLYATIGYSAHALKAMLEFDATLSNQSAFTAKEREAINLVVSQVNLCNYCLAAHTTLAQLRGFTKDETLTIRKGHASDAKLDAVIQLAQSIAENKGKAEAAVLEQFFAIGYNEAALIELIGLITLRTFTNYVYSNTDIPIDFPIADELN, via the coding sequence ATGAAAACTATAACCGTTCCTGCCAGAGAGCAGGTTAGTGACGAATCACAATTGTTGTTTGACCAAATACAAAAGAAAATGGGCAAGGTGCCTAACCTGTACGCTACTATCGGCTACTCGGCCCACGCACTTAAAGCCATGCTTGAGTTTGACGCTACCCTAAGCAACCAGAGCGCATTCACCGCTAAAGAACGCGAGGCTATTAATCTGGTTGTTTCGCAGGTAAATTTGTGTAATTACTGTTTGGCCGCGCACACTACACTTGCGCAGTTAAGAGGCTTTACCAAAGATGAAACGCTCACCATTAGGAAAGGGCATGCAAGTGATGCCAAACTTGATGCCGTTATACAGCTGGCACAATCCATTGCCGAAAACAAGGGAAAGGCAGAGGCCGCCGTACTTGAACAGTTTTTTGCAATCGGCTATAATGAGGCAGCGTTAATAGAGCTTATAGGCCTTATTACCTTGAGAACGTTCACCAATTACGTTTACAGCAATACCGACATACCGATTGACTTCCCTATTGCCGACGAACTGAACTAA
- a CDS encoding helix-turn-helix domain-containing protein gives MNRIQSSTGEFLLGISQMQQEVLCTPVQYPEYTIFFIEEGSGIFHADFGSFPFKGPVLLFATPLQTLFIADCNLPQCTALKFHSDFYCIEYHRKEVACNGLLFNNVYLDPVISLTAKEQEQFASILNDIAEETAQPSPSEIVLRSYLQLLLAKSSNIKLKAISEQTDRPQMDEQMEKFRQLLDQHYLNLHKPSDYAALLNMSADNFTRRCNKYFKKSPSQLIQERLVLEAKKQLHLTRQSIKEIAYNLKFQDEFYFSRFFKKVTKVSPQSFRDQTGISIVADLSKH, from the coding sequence TTGAACAGGATACAATCTTCTACCGGAGAGTTTTTACTCGGCATAAGCCAAATGCAGCAAGAGGTACTGTGCACACCCGTGCAGTACCCCGAGTATACCATCTTCTTTATTGAAGAAGGTAGCGGAATATTTCATGCCGACTTTGGTTCATTCCCTTTCAAGGGCCCTGTGTTGCTATTTGCAACACCGCTGCAAACCTTGTTTATAGCCGACTGCAACCTGCCGCAATGTACGGCATTGAAGTTCCACAGCGATTTTTACTGTATAGAATATCACCGTAAAGAAGTAGCGTGCAATGGTTTGTTATTTAACAATGTCTATCTCGATCCTGTTATAAGCCTTACCGCTAAAGAACAGGAGCAGTTCGCCTCTATATTAAACGATATAGCGGAAGAAACCGCCCAGCCGTCGCCATCAGAGATCGTACTTCGCTCTTACCTGCAGTTGTTGCTGGCTAAATCAAGCAACATAAAATTAAAAGCAATCAGCGAACAAACAGATCGCCCGCAAATGGACGAACAGATGGAAAAGTTCCGGCAGCTGCTTGATCAGCATTATCTCAACCTCCACAAACCGTCGGACTATGCAGCGCTGCTGAATATGTCTGCAGATAACTTTACAAGGCGCTGCAATAAATACTTCAAAAAAAGCCCAAGCCAGCTTATTCAGGAGCGCCTGGTGCTGGAGGCGAAAAAGCAATTGCACCTAACCCGCCAAAGCATTAAGGAAATTGCCTACAATCTTAAGTTCCAGGATGAGTTTTACTTCAGCCGTTTCTTTAAAAAAGTAACCAAGGTGTCTCCGCAGTCGTTTCGCGATCAAACGGGCATCTCCATCGTGGCGGATTTGTCCAAGCATTAG
- a CDS encoding DUF417 family protein, which produces MKTQIISFIAGLDSIGKKVIRFGIVIVFLWIGSLKFFTYEADGIVPFVANSPAMSFFYNHGSEYKHHQNKEGELIPANHQWHIQNNTYGFATGLGIFLIAVGIMVALHKVAPLLSMAGSILVFIMTLGTLSFLITTPESWVPHLTDAQWGFPYLSAKGRLVIKDLVILGGAIITMSQSAQLYLSRKNS; this is translated from the coding sequence ATGAAAACTCAAATCATCTCCTTTATAGCCGGGCTGGATAGCATTGGAAAAAAAGTTATTCGTTTTGGTATAGTAATCGTTTTCCTTTGGATAGGTTCCCTAAAGTTCTTCACTTATGAAGCCGATGGCATTGTACCCTTTGTTGCCAACAGCCCTGCCATGTCCTTTTTCTATAATCACGGCAGCGAATACAAGCACCATCAAAATAAGGAAGGCGAACTTATCCCCGCAAATCACCAGTGGCATATTCAAAACAATACCTATGGCTTTGCAACAGGCCTAGGCATATTCCTGATAGCCGTAGGTATTATGGTAGCACTGCATAAAGTGGCACCACTACTAAGTATGGCCGGCAGTATACTGGTATTTATCATGACACTGGGCACCTTATCCTTCCTGATAACCACACCGGAAAGCTGGGTACCTCACCTTACCGATGCGCAGTGGGGCTTCCCTTATCTATCTGCCAAAGGCCGGCTGGTTATTAAAGACCTGGTGATACTTGGCGGCGCAATTATTACCATGAGCCAGTCCGCGCAGCTATACCTCAGCCGTAAAAATTCTTAA
- the sucD gene encoding succinate--CoA ligase subunit alpha: MSVLVNKDSKVIVQGFTGNEGTYHATQMIEYGTQLVGGVTPGKGGQKHLDRPVFNTVKDAVTETGADVSIIFVPPAFAADAIMEAAEAGIKVIVCITEGIPTKDMIQVKEYLADKDSRLIGPNCPGIITADESKIGIMPGFIFKKGNVGVVSKSGTLTYEAVDQVVKAGLGITTAIGIGGDPIIGTPTKEAVKLLMEDPDTHGIIMIGEIGGNMEADAAHWIKENGTKPVVGFIAGQTAPPGRRMGHAGAIVGGADDTAAAKMKIMRECGIRVVESPAEIGAAMAEELAK; this comes from the coding sequence ATGAGCGTTCTCGTAAACAAAGATTCTAAAGTAATAGTACAGGGTTTTACAGGTAACGAGGGTACCTACCACGCTACCCAAATGATAGAATATGGTACACAGCTTGTTGGCGGTGTTACCCCAGGTAAAGGCGGCCAGAAACACCTGGACAGGCCTGTTTTCAACACCGTAAAAGACGCGGTAACCGAAACTGGTGCCGATGTATCTATCATCTTCGTTCCGCCTGCATTTGCTGCAGACGCCATTATGGAAGCCGCTGAAGCCGGCATTAAAGTTATAGTTTGTATTACTGAAGGTATCCCTACAAAGGATATGATACAGGTTAAAGAATACCTTGCCGACAAGGATAGCCGCCTGATAGGCCCTAACTGCCCGGGCATTATCACTGCCGACGAAAGCAAGATTGGTATTATGCCAGGCTTTATTTTCAAAAAAGGTAACGTAGGTGTAGTTTCCAAATCTGGTACGCTTACTTACGAAGCGGTAGACCAGGTGGTGAAAGCCGGTTTGGGCATTACTACTGCTATTGGCATTGGCGGCGACCCGATCATCGGTACCCCAACCAAAGAGGCTGTTAAGCTTTTGATGGAAGATCCGGATACGCACGGTATTATCATGATAGGTGAAATTGGCGGTAACATGGAAGCTGATGCTGCACATTGGATAAAGGAAAATGGCACTAAACCTGTTGTAGGTTTCATTGCCGGCCAAACAGCGCCTCCGGGACGCCGTATGGGCCACGCTGGTGCTATTGTTGGCGGTGCCGACGATACTGCTGCCGCCAAAATGAAGATCATGCGCGAATGCGGTATCCGCGTTGTAGAATCTCCTGCCGAAATTGGCGCTGCCATGGCAGAAGAATTAGCTAAGTAA
- a CDS encoding peptidase associated/transthyretin-like domain-containing protein, translating into MKYLLVLICLTVSTNIKSQTLTGRLIDQETRLPLKYIFVTSSLGGEFTDEGGNFTVKVRNFSDTVHINTMGYESFNLPAVLWGNFRRVIQLKPKPIGLNEVKIMAKRNYFKDSVSLRREFAKQFGYAGPKLTDVLRPTSSNVPFAFATVDLLSLFGALTKNKNAQSRLQKQLLKDEQARHIDRRFNQSMVTRITNLQGDSLENFLSGYRPSSALLDKLSDYDLILYVRKSAAEFRSGKRKNQENIFTKNN; encoded by the coding sequence ATGAAATACCTGTTGGTGCTGATATGTTTAACGGTTTCCACGAATATTAAAAGCCAGACCCTTACAGGACGGCTGATTGACCAGGAAACACGTTTACCACTAAAATATATTTTTGTTACCTCGTCGTTGGGTGGTGAATTCACAGACGAGGGCGGTAACTTCACGGTCAAAGTACGTAACTTTTCTGATACAGTACATATAAATACGATGGGTTATGAAAGTTTTAATCTACCAGCCGTGCTATGGGGTAATTTCAGGAGGGTAATACAACTTAAGCCTAAGCCTATTGGCCTGAACGAAGTAAAAATAATGGCAAAGCGTAACTACTTTAAAGATTCGGTAAGCTTGCGAAGGGAGTTTGCCAAACAATTTGGCTACGCGGGCCCAAAGTTGACGGATGTATTAAGGCCTACAAGCAGCAATGTGCCCTTCGCCTTTGCAACGGTTGATCTGCTGAGCTTATTTGGAGCGCTTACAAAAAATAAAAACGCGCAAAGCAGGTTACAAAAGCAATTGCTGAAAGATGAACAGGCCAGGCATATCGACAGGCGTTTTAACCAAAGCATGGTAACCCGTATTACCAACCTGCAGGGTGACTCACTTGAGAATTTCCTTTCCGGGTACCGGCCTTCATCGGCGCTGCTGGACAAGCTAAGCGACTATGATCTCATCCTTTACGTACGCAAAAGCGCGGCAGAATTCCGCTCCGGCAAAAGGAAAAATCAGGAAAATATTTTTACTAAAAATAACTGA
- a CDS encoding cupin domain-containing protein, translating to MPLPITDITDINKRTGTTSENYRNFPLTHLNDHVIRMSIMTGDFYWHYHPNSDETFMVVEGVLLLDLEEGTLELNKGQMATVPKNMLHRTRAANGRSVNLTVELTAMETVRIDKD from the coding sequence ATGCCTTTACCGATAACAGACATTACCGACATCAACAAACGCACCGGTACCACATCTGAAAACTATCGAAACTTTCCACTTACCCATCTTAATGATCATGTGATACGCATGAGCATCATGACGGGCGATTTCTACTGGCATTATCACCCTAATTCCGACGAAACATTCATGGTAGTAGAAGGCGTCTTGCTGCTTGATCTGGAAGAAGGCACCTTAGAGCTTAATAAAGGACAAATGGCAACCGTACCCAAAAACATGCTGCACCGCACTCGGGCGGCCAACGGCAGATCAGTAAACCTTACTGTCGAACTTACTGCAATGGAAACGGTAAGGATAGATAAAGATTAA
- a CDS encoding cupin domain-containing protein: MKRNLFIRSLVTAGACAAVPFYSISSTLKKFRQKTDFKVDAAKDEFEHPINLFEGDTFFTKVSSKDTDGDLYVYESARVKKGGPNLHKHYNQDEWWYILEGEFMIKVGETVYNAKPGDSVFGPRGVPHTFSKIGEGTGRMITTFQPAGKMEECFQAISAGAMKGKTEAEQDQFRKDHGFERVGPALDYFKKL, from the coding sequence ATGAAACGCAATTTATTTATCAGGTCGTTAGTTACTGCCGGGGCATGCGCTGCAGTACCTTTCTATAGCATTAGTAGTACGCTTAAAAAGTTCAGGCAAAAAACCGATTTTAAGGTAGATGCCGCCAAAGACGAATTTGAACATCCAATTAACCTGTTCGAGGGAGATACATTTTTCACCAAAGTATCCTCAAAAGATACCGACGGCGACTTGTATGTATATGAATCTGCCAGGGTTAAAAAAGGCGGCCCAAACCTGCACAAGCACTATAACCAGGATGAATGGTGGTATATACTGGAAGGAGAATTTATGATAAAGGTTGGCGAAACCGTTTATAATGCAAAGCCAGGCGACAGCGTATTTGGCCCGCGGGGAGTACCACATACTTTTTCTAAGATTGGCGAAGGAACCGGCAGAATGATCACCACTTTTCAACCCGCAGGTAAAATGGAAGAATGCTTTCAAGCCATTAGCGCAGGCGCTATGAAGGGCAAGACAGAAGCAGAACAAGACCAGTTCAGGAAAGACCACGGTTTTGAACGCGTAGGCCCAGCATTGGACTACTTTAAGAAACTGTAA
- a CDS encoding metallophosphoesterase, translating into MHKGGFLNIFLIIAAITLLMDWYVIHGLRTLVADWQSRPLRLLVLWGYAVISIGVTVVFMIGFKSYGTAQGMTPFHEWMLSLLLTFFITKVFFLIIISLGDLGRFIYGITDNVMHDKPEGTNEPFFPARRKFITEIALLVAAVPFTGFLYAMFRGKYDYKVHRTTIVYDELPEAFHNFTITQLSDIHSGSFDNVNAMQKGIDLAKAQKSDLFVFTGDLVNNAAWEIEQYIDRFGQIKAPFGQFSILGNHDYGDYIQWNSEAEKRANLDKLKQHHAELGYKLMLDENVVLEKNGQKISLIGVQNWGRDFIKVGDLNKALQGVDKDAFKILLSHDPTHWEEQVRYHDTDIHLTLSGHTHGAQFGIETAGLKWSPVKNRYLDWAGLINTGNRHLYVNRGFGFLAFSGRLGIWPEITVITLKKRGMA; encoded by the coding sequence ATGCATAAAGGCGGTTTCCTGAATATATTCTTAATTATAGCAGCGATAACGCTGCTGATGGACTGGTACGTAATACACGGCCTTCGCACCCTGGTAGCCGACTGGCAGTCGCGTCCGTTGCGCTTACTCGTTTTATGGGGATATGCTGTAATTTCCATTGGAGTGACCGTAGTATTCATGATTGGTTTTAAAAGCTACGGTACAGCCCAGGGCATGACACCATTTCACGAGTGGATGCTGAGCCTGCTGCTTACATTCTTTATCACAAAGGTTTTCTTCCTGATCATCATTTCACTTGGGGATCTGGGACGTTTTATTTACGGCATCACTGATAACGTGATGCACGATAAACCCGAAGGCACCAACGAGCCCTTCTTCCCTGCGCGACGGAAGTTTATTACCGAAATTGCTTTATTAGTAGCAGCTGTACCGTTCACCGGCTTTTTATACGCTATGTTCCGCGGAAAGTACGACTATAAGGTACACCGCACAACCATAGTTTACGACGAACTTCCTGAGGCTTTTCACAACTTTACCATTACCCAGCTGTCAGATATTCACTCCGGTAGCTTTGATAATGTAAATGCCATGCAAAAAGGCATCGACTTGGCTAAGGCGCAAAAGTCGGACTTGTTTGTATTTACTGGCGACCTGGTGAACAACGCCGCATGGGAAATAGAACAATACATAGACAGGTTCGGGCAGATAAAAGCACCATTTGGGCAATTCTCCATCTTGGGCAATCATGATTACGGCGATTACATACAATGGAACAGCGAGGCTGAGAAGCGCGCCAACCTGGATAAATTGAAGCAGCACCATGCCGAACTGGGTTACAAGCTGATGCTGGACGAAAACGTTGTGCTGGAAAAGAATGGCCAAAAGATATCGCTTATTGGCGTGCAGAACTGGGGCCGCGACTTTATTAAAGTAGGTGATCTTAATAAAGCCCTACAAGGTGTGGACAAGGATGCCTTTAAGATACTCCTCTCCCACGATCCTACGCATTGGGAAGAGCAGGTGCGTTATCATGACACCGACATTCACCTTACGCTTTCAGGACATACACATGGTGCACAGTTTGGTATAGAAACAGCTGGTTTAAAATGGAGCCCCGTTAAGAACCGCTACCTGGATTGGGCCGGGCTAATTAATACAGGCAACAGGCATTTGTATGTAAACCGCGGATTCGGGTTCCTGGCTTTTAGCGGCAGGCTGGGTATATGGCCCGAGATAACTGTTATCACCCTTAAGAAAAGAGGAATGGCCTAA
- a CDS encoding glycoside hydrolase family 16 protein gives MKIPVLSISAVLLMCGAALAQQSRQDTIYFEDFNKSTLDRNKWNVEVTGHTVNDEQQAYIDSTATIYMIDGKAIGATHGALVLKPVFKPGHTSKEGKKYDFVSGRINTRDKMMFTYGTFSARMKIAGGEGLWPAFWALGKGKWPDCGEIDIMETVGDSTWTSNALHGPGYFGNTPLVYRNTFPKGTDVTQWHVYTVDWRENSLTFKVDGKVTYIVTRAMVEKYGKWSFDNPKFLILNYAIGGGYPAGVNKIKEPYYGLSQSSVDKIKAGKANVYVDWVLVTK, from the coding sequence ATGAAAATTCCAGTATTAAGCATTTCGGCAGTGTTGCTAATGTGCGGCGCTGCGCTGGCACAGCAAAGCAGGCAGGACACGATTTATTTTGAAGACTTCAATAAAAGCACACTCGATCGTAACAAATGGAACGTAGAGGTGACAGGCCATACTGTTAACGACGAGCAGCAGGCGTATATAGATTCGACCGCCACTATTTACATGATAGATGGTAAAGCTATTGGCGCCACCCACGGTGCACTGGTGCTTAAACCGGTTTTCAAGCCCGGACATACCAGCAAAGAAGGTAAGAAGTACGATTTCGTTTCGGGCAGGATAAATACCCGCGATAAGATGATGTTTACGTACGGGACATTCTCTGCAAGGATGAAGATTGCCGGTGGTGAAGGTTTATGGCCCGCGTTCTGGGCGTTAGGTAAAGGCAAATGGCCTGATTGCGGCGAAATAGATATTATGGAGACTGTTGGCGATAGCACCTGGACCAGCAACGCGCTGCATGGGCCGGGTTACTTTGGTAACACACCACTGGTATATCGCAATACATTCCCTAAAGGAACAGATGTTACCCAATGGCATGTATATACTGTGGACTGGCGGGAAAACAGCCTCACTTTTAAGGTTGATGGCAAAGTAACCTATATTGTCACCAGGGCTATGGTAGAGAAGTATGGTAAATGGTCGTTTGATAATCCTAAATTCCTGATCCTGAACTATGCCATTGGAGGCGGGTACCCTGCCGGCGTAAATAAAATTAAGGAGCCATATTACGGCTTGTCGCAGTCATCTGTAGACAAGATAAAGGCCGGCAAAGCCAACGTTTATGTAGACTGGGTGCTGGTAACAAAATAA
- a CDS encoding sulfite exporter TauE/SafE family protein gives MSVILFTLIILIGSYVAGLLGSLTGLGGGVVIIPLLTLLLKVDIHYAIGASLVSVIATSSGSAAAYVKEGITNIRLGMFLEIATTIGALAGALLAVYVPTQYIAILFGVILTFSAIMSLRKKAESVTEKPSFLAEKLKLYGSYPNGSGTDVKYGVTRVGGGFFMMLFAGVISGLLGIGSGALKVIAMDTIMKIPFKVSTTTSNFMIGVTAAASAVVYLQRGYIDPGLSMPVVIGVLLGALSGSKILVHTKSSGWLRWVFAVVVTVLAAQMMYNGITGKI, from the coding sequence ATGTCGGTAATTCTATTCACGCTTATCATTTTAATTGGCTCCTACGTGGCAGGTTTGTTGGGTTCGCTAACCGGGCTTGGTGGAGGGGTGGTGATCATACCGTTGCTTACTCTTCTATTGAAGGTTGATATTCACTATGCTATAGGGGCTTCGCTGGTGTCGGTAATTGCAACGTCATCAGGTTCGGCCGCGGCTTATGTTAAAGAAGGGATAACCAATATACGACTGGGCATGTTCCTGGAGATTGCCACTACCATTGGCGCCCTTGCCGGTGCTTTGCTGGCTGTTTATGTACCAACTCAATACATTGCCATTTTATTTGGTGTGATACTTACCTTTTCTGCAATCATGTCGCTCCGTAAAAAAGCGGAAAGCGTTACTGAAAAGCCAAGTTTCCTGGCGGAAAAGCTTAAGCTCTATGGCAGTTATCCCAACGGAAGCGGAACCGATGTTAAATATGGTGTTACGCGGGTAGGCGGTGGTTTTTTCATGATGTTGTTTGCCGGTGTAATCTCCGGGTTGCTCGGCATCGGGTCGGGCGCACTAAAGGTAATTGCCATGGATACCATCATGAAAATACCCTTTAAGGTATCTACTACTACCAGCAATTTCATGATAGGTGTAACTGCTGCAGCCAGTGCGGTAGTTTATTTGCAAAGAGGTTATATAGACCCTGGCTTGTCTATGCCTGTGGTTATCGGTGTACTATTGGGTGCCCTGAGCGGATCAAAAATATTGGTGCATACTAAATCATCAGGCTGGCTTCGCTGGGTATTTGCCGTTGTGGTTACTGTATTGGCTGCCCAGATGATGTACAACGGCATAACCGGTAAAATTTAA
- a CDS encoding ABC transporter ATP-binding protein, whose translation MSHELILETINITKNYFGDKSTGVNNITIQVPKGKITAIVGESGSGKTTLLKLLSGETKPDGGEVYYKGNLLPLRSQGIKPEHTTIAMVSQDNREMNLKHTVWDSVCDGLHSEDQNYRVQKATQALNLLGIYDLKEQPFGKLSGGEKQRVTIARALINKPEVLMLDEPFNQVDASYREDLQHDMRQIVKEWGITVLLVSHDPAEILSMADELIVIKEGEIVEHGTPEKLYNTPRLLYTANILVACTELSAEEAAVCGIKSKRATVVIYAEDIEIGGVGLRKKWMVKQVLFKGFYEELVIEKDEVTLRVFSYVRGKYKAGDKVAIRIAKYLEFGKWLS comes from the coding sequence ATGAGCCATGAACTGATATTAGAGACCATAAACATTACCAAAAATTATTTTGGGGATAAGTCTACCGGGGTAAATAATATCACCATACAGGTGCCTAAAGGCAAGATAACCGCCATTGTGGGCGAAAGCGGCAGCGGCAAAACTACTTTGCTTAAATTGCTGAGCGGCGAAACTAAACCAGATGGCGGTGAGGTATACTACAAAGGCAACCTATTGCCTTTACGCAGCCAGGGGATTAAGCCCGAGCATACCACAATTGCGATGGTGAGCCAGGACAACCGCGAAATGAACCTAAAGCACACGGTGTGGGACAGCGTTTGCGACGGACTGCACAGCGAAGACCAAAACTACCGCGTACAAAAAGCTACCCAGGCGCTAAACCTGCTGGGTATATATGACCTTAAAGAACAACCATTTGGTAAACTGAGCGGTGGCGAGAAGCAGCGCGTAACCATTGCCAGGGCGTTGATAAATAAACCTGAGGTTTTAATGCTGGATGAACCCTTTAACCAGGTAGATGCCAGCTACCGCGAGGACCTTCAGCACGATATGCGCCAGATAGTAAAGGAGTGGGGCATTACCGTTTTGCTGGTATCTCATGACCCGGCCGAAATACTCTCCATGGCGGATGAACTGATTGTTATAAAAGAAGGGGAGATAGTAGAACACGGTACGCCCGAAAAACTGTATAACACCCCGAGGCTGTTGTATACCGCAAACATACTGGTGGCCTGCACCGAACTAAGCGCTGAAGAAGCTGCCGTTTGCGGCATCAAATCCAAGCGGGCTACTGTAGTAATCTACGCGGAAGATATTGAAATTGGCGGCGTCGGCCTCCGTAAAAAATGGATGGTAAAGCAAGTGCTTTTTAAAGGTTTTTACGAAGAACTGGTGATTGAAAAAGATGAGGTTACGTTGCGCGTTTTCAGTTACGTGCGCGGTAAGTACAAAGCCGGCGACAAAGTAGCCATAAGGATAGCCAAATACCTGGAGTTTGGTAAATGGCTGTCTTAA